In Kordiimonas pumila, a single genomic region encodes these proteins:
- a CDS encoding ABC transporter substrate-binding protein, with protein sequence MQGKCPQKKSIFDLHHCGLKVFLLGLVLSCYSVAVQAAEMEVIDVALTSDIRSTDPGVNRDANTDTVMMHVLEGLVAYREDGSTGPLLADFVDISEDEKTYTFHLRSGVRFHNGDLLKAEHVVWTWKRYLDPATGWGCLASFDGSNGDKIESIEAVGDDAVVFKLNHPQPMFLSQMAVIHCGASGIIHPSSLNADGSWNRPVATGPYMLGKWVRGQYIELDAFADYQSRVEPRDGNTGGKIAYATKIKWLIIRDSAARLAALSKGQVQAMPELPAAEMLQVRRMHNVQIISKPMLVNYGILIQDRDTLLSDVRMRKALAMSIDRTTVASLVTEDVGVANASVIPSSSVFHSDIQKQSDGFHPDRVKRILDEIGYKGQPIKLVTNRRYPAMFNQALLVQAMARQAGINIELEVIEWATQIDRWRSGNYQLMSFGYSARADPYFNYQSILGDRDANKTKLWDKPEAIDLLAESARVSDPDKRQQLFNELHTLMIEDCPIIVLYSLSDVNAVRTSIKGFNSWVFGRARFWGVKRMEEGS encoded by the coding sequence ATGCAAGGCAAGTGCCCTCAGAAAAAGAGCATATTCGATTTGCACCACTGCGGATTAAAAGTCTTTTTGCTGGGGCTGGTTTTATCTTGTTACAGTGTTGCAGTGCAGGCTGCTGAGATGGAGGTTATTGACGTTGCTCTAACCTCTGATATCAGAAGTACAGACCCAGGCGTAAACCGAGACGCCAATACAGATACAGTTATGATGCATGTTCTGGAAGGGCTGGTTGCTTACCGTGAAGATGGGAGCACAGGGCCGTTGCTTGCTGACTTTGTTGATATTTCAGAAGATGAAAAAACATATACTTTTCATTTACGCTCAGGGGTGCGCTTTCATAATGGTGATCTCTTAAAAGCAGAGCATGTGGTTTGGACATGGAAGCGATACCTTGACCCCGCTACAGGGTGGGGGTGTCTCGCAAGTTTTGATGGTTCAAACGGTGATAAAATTGAATCTATCGAAGCGGTGGGTGATGATGCTGTTGTTTTCAAGCTAAACCATCCGCAGCCTATGTTTTTAAGCCAAATGGCTGTTATACACTGCGGCGCCAGCGGTATTATTCACCCCAGTTCCTTGAATGCAGATGGCAGCTGGAACAGGCCTGTTGCAACGGGGCCTTATATGCTGGGCAAGTGGGTTAGGGGCCAGTATATTGAGCTGGACGCCTTTGCGGATTATCAAAGTCGTGTTGAGCCAAGGGATGGTAATACGGGCGGAAAAATTGCCTATGCCACTAAAATAAAGTGGTTGATTATTAGGGATTCTGCGGCGCGTTTGGCGGCTTTGTCCAAGGGGCAGGTGCAGGCTATGCCAGAACTTCCCGCCGCCGAGATGCTGCAAGTTAGGCGCATGCATAATGTGCAGATTATCAGCAAACCGATGCTGGTGAATTACGGCATTCTTATTCAAGACCGTGACACTTTATTATCAGATGTACGGATGCGTAAAGCGCTGGCAATGAGCATTGACCGAACAACGGTGGCAAGCCTTGTCACGGAAGACGTGGGGGTTGCAAATGCTTCTGTGATCCCTAGTTCCAGTGTATTCCACAGCGATATTCAAAAGCAAAGTGATGGCTTTCATCCAGATAGGGTGAAGAGGATTTTGGATGAGATCGGCTATAAGGGGCAGCCTATAAAATTGGTAACAAACCGCCGGTATCCGGCCATGTTTAATCAGGCGCTTTTGGTGCAGGCTATGGCGCGGCAGGCAGGTATTAATATAGAACTTGAGGTAATAGAATGGGCTACACAAATCGATCGCTGGCGTTCCGGCAACTATCAATTGATGTCGTTTGGTTATTCAGCGCGCGCAGACCCGTATTTTAATTACCAATCTATTCTCGGTGATAGAGACGCCAATAAAACGAAGCTGTGGGACAAGCCTGAGGCGATTGACTTGTTGGCAGAGTCTGCGCGTGTTTCCGACCCAGACAAGCGCCAGCAATTGTTCAATGAATTACACACGCTGATGATCGAGGATTGCCCCATCATTGTACTTTATAGCCTTTCAGATGTGAATGCTGTGCGCACCAGCATTAAGGGTTTTAATTCTTGGGTGTTTGGGCGAGCGCGCTTTTGGGGTGTGAAACGTATGGAAGAGGGCAGCTGA
- a CDS encoding ABC transporter permease — protein sequence MSIAKYLLIRVLLASMTLFISLAIIFFLIRLIPGDPAQIMLGNIDDPVALERMRAALALDQPVIMQFLNWLHRLVQGDLGVSITQDRSVLSIIIPSFGVTASLVIPAVIIAALIAIPAGSVAAWKQNTKIDVIVMTAATIALSIPSFWLGLLFLLFFGLKLEFLPVVGYVSMFDNFWEGVTYLIMPVSALALTEAGVIVRLMRSSTIDVLRLEYITHAYAKGLTNWTVRTRHALPNAIAPTWTMIGLILGALLGGAVVTETVFTLPGLGRLLVESIFARDYPVIQGCMLIVTLSYVCVNVIVDTTYLLLSPGASYD from the coding sequence ATGTCCATTGCAAAATATTTACTGATCCGGGTACTGCTGGCGTCGATGACGTTGTTTATATCACTGGCTATCATCTTCTTCCTTATTCGCTTAATTCCCGGTGACCCGGCCCAGATCATGCTGGGTAATATTGATGATCCTGTCGCGCTGGAGAGAATGCGCGCGGCTCTTGCGCTTGACCAACCGGTGATCATGCAATTTTTAAATTGGCTGCACCGCCTTGTTCAGGGCGATCTTGGTGTCTCTATTACACAGGATAGGTCTGTGCTGAGCATTATTATCCCCAGTTTTGGTGTAACGGCGTCTCTTGTGATCCCGGCCGTTATTATTGCCGCCCTTATTGCAATTCCGGCGGGTTCGGTTGCAGCATGGAAACAAAACACAAAAATTGATGTTATTGTGATGACGGCTGCAACAATTGCGCTCTCGATACCAAGCTTTTGGCTAGGTCTTCTGTTCCTGTTGTTCTTTGGTCTTAAGCTAGAGTTCTTACCCGTTGTTGGGTATGTGTCCATGTTCGATAACTTTTGGGAAGGCGTCACCTACCTGATAATGCCAGTGAGTGCTCTGGCCTTAACTGAGGCGGGGGTTATTGTTCGATTGATGCGCTCTAGCACTATTGATGTGCTTCGGCTGGAATATATTACCCATGCCTATGCTAAAGGTTTAACGAACTGGACAGTTAGAACACGGCATGCATTGCCGAATGCCATAGCACCTACATGGACCATGATTGGCTTGATTTTGGGTGCGCTACTTGGCGGTGCGGTTGTAACGGAAACGGTGTTTACGCTGCCGGGGCTTGGCAGGCTGTTGGTGGAAAGCATTTTTGCCCGTGATTATCCGGTGATCCAAGGCTGTATGCTTATCGTTACCCTTTCTTATGTATGTGTCAATGTGATCGTAGACACGACTTATTTACTCCTAAGCCCAGGAGCAAGCTATGATTAG
- a CDS encoding ABC transporter permease yields MISEWWKICKSRPNAFVGSLLMLLVFVVAVIGSFYTPYDPIAVSTTERLAAPSLAHLLGTDEWGRDVLSRLLSAATVSVAISGITAIIATAIGAFIGAATAFYGGWFDRIMLVFMDSLLAFPSLILALSVIAIYGSGEYAVIIALSIAYVPSVVRVVRTSGLSLKRREFIDASAIMGNSRFFTLLKHILPNTLAPIIVLGTSLFGWALLAESALSFLGLGVSPPAASWGGMLADSRYYFENAPWLAVAPGLAISISLLGINLFGDALRDYLDPRMKNL; encoded by the coding sequence ATGATTAGTGAATGGTGGAAAATTTGTAAAAGCAGGCCTAATGCCTTTGTGGGTAGCTTATTGATGCTACTGGTGTTTGTGGTTGCTGTTATTGGCAGTTTTTATACGCCCTACGATCCTATCGCGGTTAGTACGACCGAACGGCTTGCAGCCCCGTCTCTCGCGCATCTTTTAGGTACAGACGAATGGGGGCGTGATGTTCTGAGTAGGCTTTTATCTGCGGCAACAGTGAGTGTTGCGATAAGCGGTATTACGGCAATTATTGCTACGGCTATTGGTGCTTTTATTGGGGCAGCAACAGCTTTCTACGGCGGTTGGTTCGATAGAATAATGCTTGTATTTATGGACTCTCTCTTAGCGTTTCCTTCGCTTATATTAGCGCTGTCGGTTATTGCTATATATGGTTCTGGTGAGTACGCCGTTATCATTGCACTTAGTATTGCCTATGTGCCTTCCGTGGTGCGGGTTGTTCGCACTTCTGGCCTGTCACTGAAGCGGCGCGAGTTTATTGATGCGTCTGCAATTATGGGCAATAGCCGCTTTTTTACGCTTTTAAAACATATCCTGCCTAATACGCTCGCTCCCATTATTGTACTGGGTACATCGCTGTTTGGCTGGGCATTGCTTGCAGAGAGTGCTTTGTCCTTTCTGGGGCTCGGTGTTTCGCCGCCTGCTGCCAGTTGGGGCGGGATGCTTGCTGATAGTCGCTATTATTTTGAAAACGCCCCTTGGCTTGCGGTGGCACCGGGCCTTGCTATTTCTATCTCTTTACTCGGCATCAACCTTTTTGGTGATGCGCTGCGGGATTATCTTGATCCAAGGATGAAAAATCTGTGA